A single window of Drosophila suzukii chromosome 3, CBGP_Dsuzu_IsoJpt1.0, whole genome shotgun sequence DNA harbors:
- the bru3 gene encoding CUGBP Elav-like family member 4 isoform X34, with the protein MPGASSSLVVKYADTEKERQIRRMQQMAGHMNLLNPFVFNQFSPYGAYAQLPSPPELQQQQQAALMAAAATAPGSAAYMNPMAALATQIPHGLNGTGQPPSLPSPTMPNFNMGANTPNGQPGGAAAAAAAAAAADGVFTNGIPQTAFPGPTELLLADPLHLTIPPQGLPNGDAAALQHAFPGLPPFPGVAFPAVYGQFPQALPPPLAAVAPTQREDFLMFPGCSISGPEGCNLFIYHLPQEFGDAELMQMFLPFGNVISSKVFIDRATNQSKCFGFVSFDNPASAQAAIQAMNGFQIGMKRLKVQLKRPKDASRPY; encoded by the exons GGAGCATCCTCCAGCCTGGTCGTCAAATACGCCGACACGGAGAAGGAGCGACAAATACGGCGCATGCAGCAAATGGCCGGTCACATGAACCTCCTCAATCCGTTCGTCTTTAATCAGTTCAGTCCGTACGGCGCCTACGCTCAG CTCCCCTCTCCACCGGaattgcagcagcagcagcaggccgCCCTGATGGCAGCCGCTGCCACGGCGCCCGGATCCGCTGCCTACATGAACCCCATGGCGGCCCTGGCAACGCAGATACCTCACGGCCTCAACGGCACCGGCCAGCCCCCCTCGCTGCCCTCGCCGACCATGCCCAACTTCAACATGGGCGCCAACACGCCCAACGGACAGCCCGGTGGAGCggctgccgctgccgctgcgGCGGCCGCTGCGGACGGCGTCTTCACGAACGGCATTCCACAAACGGCATTCCCAGGAC CCACTGAACTCCTCCTTGCAGATCCACTGCACTTGACTATACCGCCACAAGGTTTGCCAAACGGCGATGCTGCTGCCCTGCAACATGCCTTCCCTGGTCTGCCACCGTTTCCAGGAGTTG CCTTTCCCGCCGTCTATGGACAGTTTCCACAAGCTTTACCACCTCCCCTAGCGGCGGTTGCACCCACTCAGCGTGAAG ATTTTCTGATGTTCCCAGGATGTTCGATATCCGGACCCGAGGGCTGCAATCTCTTCATCTACCATTTGCCCCAAGAGTTTGGCGATGCCGAGTTAATGCAAATGTTCCTGCCCTTTGGCAATGTGATCAGCTCCAAGGTCTTCATCGATCGTGCTACAAACCAGAGCAAATGCTTCG GTTTTGTTTCATTCGATAATCCCGCCAGCGCTCAAGCGGCCATTCAGGCCATGAATGGCTTCCAGATTGGCATGAAAAGACTGAAAGTTCAATTGAAGCGGCCAAAGGATGCCAGTCGACCCTATTAA